A stretch of Fusarium poae strain DAOMC 252244 chromosome 2, whole genome shotgun sequence DNA encodes these proteins:
- a CDS encoding hypothetical protein (TransMembrane:6 (i31-51o88-108i120-142o148-170i182-206o261-288i)) → MAAPTRPPANAFVAKVRKVYNPIGFSKGYNFVLWFIFAGAMLGFSLARMMFLDYTGVYCNPNSQGNGAGPGECFSYKSKAVYQIGIKLHLYTIIPASLLVVFQFVPFIRYKALLVHRMNGYIVTILAIIGTVGAIMIAPVAFGGSLMVRGWVGTMSIMFVGSLALAIWNIKTLQLEQHRAWMLRAWFYAGSIITIRLIMIISALVMSKSPTFQQPMLCDKIATFYDDTESLVTKYPQCKDLDAWVAVQGDMDGESPENISAALSLGFSLGIWMALAIHAIGVEVYLQLTPAETERLRKVSYQRQLERGFKNPGSSGLTADRLGDAERWSPGPDAVACPSVKRLDSDSSVPTA, encoded by the exons ATGGCAGCCCCAACACGTCCTCCAGCAAACGCTTTCGTCGCCAAAGTCCGTAAAGTTTACAATCCCATCGGCTTCTCCAAGGGCTATAACTTCGTCCTATGGTTCATCTTTGCTGGCGCCATGCTCGGCTTCTCTCTCGCACGCATGATGTTCCTCGACTACACAGGCGTCTACTGCAATCCCAACAGTCAAGGCAACGGAGCAGGTCCCGGCGAATGTTTCTCATACAAGAGCAAAGCGGTTTACCAAATCGGAATTAAGCTTCATCTCTACACTATCATCCCTGCTAGTCTGCTCGTTGTTTTTCAGTTCGTGCCATTTATTAGGTACAAAGCTCTTCTTGTGCATCGCATGAACGGATACATTGTCACAATTCTTGCTATCATCGGAACTGTGGGTGCCATCATGATTGCACCAGTTGCTTTTGGTGGTTCGCTCATGGTCAGAGGCTGGGTCGGAACCATGTCAATAATGTTTGTTGGATCTCTGGCCTTGGCGATATGGAATATCAAGACATTGCAACTTGAGCAGCATCGAGCTTGGATGCTTCGAGCCTGGTTCTAC GCTGgttccatcatcaccatccgcCTGATCATGATCATTTCCGCACTGGTCATGTCTAAGAGCCCAACCTTCCAACAACCTATGCTGTGCGACAAGATTGCTACCTTTTACGACGATACAGAGTCCTTGGTAACTAAATATCCTCAATGTAAAGACTTAGATGCATGGGTAGCGGTGCAAGGCGACATGGATGGCGAAAGTCCCGAGAACATCTCTGCGGCGCTTTCGCTGGGCTTCTCACTTGGGATTTGGATGGCACTGGCCATTCACGCTATTGGGGTCGAAGTATAT CTTCAGTTGACACCCGCGGAAACGGAGCGTCTGCGTAAGGTCTCCTATCAGCGCCAGCTTGAGAGGGGGTTCAAGAACCCTGGAAGCAGTGGTCTTACAGCAGACCGGCTAGGCGATGCTGAGAGGTGGTCTCCGGGACCTGATGCCGTTGCTTGCCCCTCTGTGAAACGACTTGACAGCGATTCTTCAGTACCCACAGCTTAG
- a CDS encoding hypothetical protein (TransMembrane:12 (i12-32o70-89i101-121o127-145i157-179o191-210i280-302o314-335i342-358o378-403i415-437o449-469i)), which yields MGWHKPENFAGSSIRAILVGLFVSSGGLLFGYDVGVINGVLAMDVFQNDFATDQTCRDENGHIDLCPKDSSLIVAILSGGAVVGSILAAPAGDSIGRRKTLFLAVVTFCIGAIFQVCAQATPMLLVGRALAGVAVGATSVLVPLYQSETAPKWIRGSIICAYQLSITVGILAATIINVITAGINSAAAYRIPLGLQLVPGVILAFGIMLLPETPRFLVKKGRNDDAGISLSRFRRLDITHPALVNELQEIIANHQYEMTLGHDTYRALFTRNSSLGHRTLTGCGLQMLQQLTGINFVMYYGTTFFSRSGVSNPFIINLVMIIVNCVCTVPGLIVIESWGRRKLLMAGALGMAICQFIISAVSTANEKSSQDLGNASNMALIVCCAINVFFYASSWGPVTWVVTSEIFPLKLRAKAMSVSTTANWLLNFAVAYAPPFILGRGADAFGLKIFFIWGTFCILAIVFVWFMVYETSRMTLEQIDEMYERVSYAWESPGFNPSWSFQEMRNTGWAINAPAAELQSTTSASNNISSSNTENGAHDQHSVHSNTPPNSATPIANVDFSY from the exons ATGGGCTGGCATAAGCCCGAAAACTTTGCTGGCTCGTCGATACGCGCCATTCTTGTCGGTTTGTTTGTGTCCTCAGGGGGTTTACTCTTTGGCTACGATGTGGG AGTTATCAATGGCGTCCTTGCCATGGACGTCTTCCAGAACGACTTTGCTACCGATCAAACCTGCAGAGACGAAAATGGCCACATAGATCTATGTCCTAAAGATTCATCTCTTATCGTTGCTATTCTCAGTGGCGGAGCTGTTGTTGGCTCAATACTTGCTGCTCCAGCTGGTGATAGCATTGGTCGACGCAAAACATTGTTTCTTGCTGTGGTGACCTTTTGTATTGGGGCTATTTTTCAGGTGTGTGCTCAAGCCACTCCCATGTTGCTAGTTGGCAG AGCGTTGGCAGGTGTTGCTGTAGGAGCTACATCAGTTCTCGTGCCTCTTTATCAGTCTGAGACGGCACCGAAATGGATCCGAGGAAGCATAATTTGCGCCTATCAACTCTCCATCACGGTTGGAATTCTCGCTGCAACCATCATCAACGTCATTACGGCAGGTATCAACAGCGCAGCCGCCTACCGTATCCCTCTAGGACTGCAACTAGTGCCTGGCGTTATCCTTGCATTCGGCATCATGTTGCTCCCAGAGACGCCTCGCTTTTTGGTCAAAAAGGGACGCAATGACGACGCTGGTATTTCCCTTAGTCGGTTCCGCAGGCTTGACATTACTCATCCTGCTCTTGTGAACGAGCTACAGGAGATCATCGCCAACCATCAATATGAGATGACACTGGGCCATGATACCTACCGAGCTCTTTTCACAAGGAACTCATCCCTTGGGCATCGGACCCTGACGGGATGTGGTTTGCAAATGTTGCAGCAGCTCACCGGCATAAACTTTGTCATGTACTACGGTACAACCTTCTTCAGTAGATCCGGCGTCAGTAATCCGTTCATCATCAATCTCGTCATGATTATAGTCAATTGTGTTTGTACAGTACCTGGTCTCATCGTTATCGAGTCTTGGGGAAGACGGAAGCTTCTCATGGCCGGTGCGTTGGGCATGGCAATATGCCAGTTTATCATCAGCGCAGTATCCACGGCAAACGAGAAATCGTCCCAGGACCTCGGGAACGCATCCAACATGGCTCTCATCGTCTGCTGTGCGATCAACGTATTCTTCTATGCCTCATCGTGGGGACCTGTCACTTGGGTTGTTACTTCAGAGATCTTCCCCCTCAAGTTGCGAGCAAAGGCAATGTCGGTGTCGACGACAGCGAACTGGCTATTAAACTTTGCCGTTGCTTATGCGCCTCCATTTATTCTGGGGAGAGGGGCTGACGCGTTTGGGTTGAAGATCTTCTTCATTTGGGGTACATTTTGTATCCTTGCTATCGTCTTTGTCTGGTTCATGGTGTACGAAACTAGTAGGATGACACTGGAACAGATTGATGAGATGTACGAGCGTGTGAGTTATGCGTGGGAAAGCCCAGGGTTCAATCCGAGCTGGAGCTTCCAAGAGATGCGCAATACTGGGTGGGCAATCAATGCGCCAGCAGCTGAGCTACAGAGTACTACTTCGGCGTCTAACAATATCAGTTCTTCAAATACAGAAAATGGGGCCCATGATCAGCACTCGGTGCACTCAAACACTCCACCGAATTCTGCAACTCCCATAGCAAATGTCGACTTTAGTTACTAG